A single window of Desulfobacteraceae bacterium DNA harbors:
- a CDS encoding TIGR04211 family SH3 domain-containing protein produces MKRILLAGLCLAVLSTPAWAATAYVSDVMEITLRSGPSTNHKIIAMLRSDQALEIVEEGPDWTRARTQNGKEGWVLSRFLTTQTPNRIRLARLQSEYDDIRAKTDALSTENTQLTAENNRLSAALKESQATIEKLNAAYGTLKKDSADFINLKTRFEKTSAELAKQTGLAEQFEAELSKLRFNERVRWFLSGAGVLLLGMIIGAVLKRQRRRSSLL; encoded by the coding sequence ATGAAACGAATTCTGCTTGCCGGGCTTTGCCTGGCCGTTCTTTCCACGCCCGCCTGGGCCGCTACCGCGTATGTCAGCGACGTGATGGAAATCACCCTTCGCAGCGGCCCCAGTACCAACCACAAGATCATCGCCATGCTGCGGTCGGACCAGGCGCTGGAAATCGTTGAAGAGGGGCCCGATTGGACCCGGGCCCGCACCCAGAACGGCAAGGAGGGATGGGTCCTCAGCCGCTTTCTGACCACCCAAACACCCAACCGGATTCGTTTGGCCCGCCTGCAGAGCGAGTATGACGACATCCGGGCCAAGACCGACGCCCTGAGCACCGAAAACACCCAGTTGACCGCTGAAAACAACCGCCTCAGCGCCGCGCTGAAGGAAAGCCAGGCCACCATCGAGAAACTCAACGCCGCCTACGGCACCCTGAAAAAGGATTCTGCCGACTTCATCAATCTCAAAACCCGTTTTGAAAAAACATCCGCCGAATTGGCCAAGCAGACCGGCCTGGCGGAGCAGTTCGAGGCGGAACTGTCCAAACTGCGGTTCAACGAACGCGTCCGGTGGTTTCTGAGCGGGGCGGGCGTTTTGCTTCTGGGGATGATCATCGGAGCCGTCCTGAAGCGCCAACGTCGCCGCTCCTCGCTGCTGTGA
- a CDS encoding DUF1178 family protein — MIALDLECAQGHCFEGWFDDLAAFETQQKKGLIACPVCNANAVCRVPSTFAIKAPAPANPPERAQRAPDAARIQRKLLDFIHKNFDDVGADFSKEALKIHYGAAQPRNIRGVSSGEEEKILKKEGVSYFKIPMPESPPESEN, encoded by the coding sequence ATGATTGCGCTTGATCTGGAGTGTGCCCAGGGGCACTGTTTCGAGGGCTGGTTCGATGATCTGGCCGCCTTCGAAACCCAGCAGAAAAAAGGGTTGATCGCCTGTCCGGTCTGCAATGCGAACGCTGTTTGCCGGGTGCCGTCCACCTTTGCCATCAAGGCCCCCGCCCCGGCAAACCCACCCGAGCGGGCCCAACGCGCCCCTGACGCCGCCCGGATTCAGCGCAAGCTGCTGGATTTCATCCATAAAAATTTTGACGATGTCGGGGCCGATTTCAGCAAGGAAGCCCTCAAAATTCATTACGGCGCCGCCCAGCCGCGCAACATCCGGGGCGTTAGTTCAGGTGAGGAAGAAAAAATATTGAAAAAAGAAGGCGTCTCCTACTTCAAGATCCCCATGCCCGAATCCCCGCCCGAATCCGAAAATTGA
- a CDS encoding ATP-dependent RecD-like DNA helicase, with protein sequence MTPFAPPEATTLDGHLERITYHNPENHYTVARVQADRQPRPITVVGYMPGVSPGQDLRLKGQWETHPRFGQQFKIVAFEIILPATVAGIRHYLESGVVKGIGSKTARRLVAHFQAHTLEVIEKAPERLCEVAGIGPKTARQIAETWRAHHAARSLMQFLQENGLKLSYAGRLLQAYGADAAAILRDTPFRVARELPGIGFPIADAISQNLGQPPDAPERIRACILHLLEQQSSAGHLFMPRDHLLERCQAAFGIPPQTAAVALAEMAAHKTVVIEDQAATGGECPVYLDHLHAAETGLARRLGARLSLTAPPLHLDPERVTAAVLKKLAIKLSDEQTQVLTAVLAQRVAIITGGPGTGKTTLIRSLAAVLEALGKQFLLVAPTGRAARRLGEVTGRPTATIHKLLGYNFSTQSFERDQDDPLETDALIVDEASMVDLVVMHQLVRAVPMNAALILVGDVFQLPPVGPGNVLGDLIRSQRLPVHALNTIFRQARESPIVINAHRIRSGCMPAVAPTESPMAPAQFCFVAESRPDRAVDVIVNLCRDILPARYGLDPIHDIQVLTPMHRGEVGTLHLNRVLQQALNPPAPEEKGAHPGLRPGDKVMHLRNDYQREVFNGDIGTVLSSESAGSRLSVDFYGRSVAYDRDALEDLSLAYAISVHKSQGSEYPAVVLPVMTQHYPLLQRNLIYTALTRAKTLVVLIGTAKALGIAVQNDTPQKRLSRLAERLNA encoded by the coding sequence ATGACCCCCTTCGCGCCCCCTGAGGCGACCACCCTGGACGGCCACCTGGAGCGAATCACCTACCACAACCCGGAGAACCACTATACCGTGGCCAGGGTTCAGGCCGACCGACAGCCGCGCCCGATCACGGTGGTCGGCTATATGCCCGGCGTCAGCCCCGGTCAGGACCTGCGCCTCAAGGGCCAGTGGGAAACCCATCCCCGTTTCGGCCAGCAGTTCAAAATAGTGGCCTTCGAGATCATCCTGCCAGCCACCGTGGCCGGCATCCGCCACTACCTCGAATCCGGCGTGGTCAAAGGCATCGGTTCAAAAACCGCCCGGCGCCTGGTGGCCCATTTCCAGGCCCACACCCTGGAGGTGATCGAAAAGGCCCCCGAGCGGCTCTGCGAGGTCGCGGGCATCGGCCCCAAGACCGCCCGCCAGATCGCCGAGACCTGGCGGGCCCATCACGCCGCCCGCAGCCTGATGCAGTTTCTGCAGGAAAACGGGCTCAAGCTCTCCTATGCCGGACGGCTGCTCCAGGCCTACGGCGCCGACGCAGCGGCGATCCTGCGGGATACCCCGTTCCGGGTGGCCCGCGAGCTTCCCGGAATCGGCTTTCCGATTGCCGATGCGATTTCCCAAAACCTTGGCCAGCCGCCCGATGCACCCGAACGCATCCGGGCCTGCATCCTTCATCTGCTGGAACAACAGAGCAGCGCCGGTCATCTTTTCATGCCCCGGGACCATCTTTTGGAGCGCTGCCAGGCGGCCTTTGGCATCCCGCCGCAAACGGCGGCCGTCGCACTGGCCGAGATGGCGGCGCACAAAACGGTGGTGATCGAGGACCAGGCCGCAACCGGAGGCGAATGCCCGGTTTACCTGGATCATCTGCACGCGGCCGAAACCGGCCTGGCGCGGCGTCTGGGCGCCCGGCTGAGCCTGACCGCGCCGCCCCTGCACCTGGACCCAGAGCGGGTGACCGCAGCGGTCCTCAAAAAACTGGCCATCAAGCTTTCAGACGAGCAGACACAGGTTCTGACCGCCGTTCTCGCCCAGCGCGTCGCCATCATCACCGGCGGCCCGGGAACCGGCAAGACCACCCTGATCCGTTCCCTGGCGGCCGTCCTGGAAGCGCTCGGCAAACAGTTCCTGCTGGTCGCCCCCACCGGGCGTGCCGCGCGGCGCTTGGGCGAGGTCACCGGCCGGCCGACCGCAACGATCCATAAACTCCTGGGGTATAATTTCAGCACCCAGAGCTTCGAACGCGATCAGGACGATCCGCTGGAAACCGACGCGCTGATCGTTGACGAAGCCTCCATGGTGGACCTGGTGGTGATGCACCAGTTGGTCAGGGCGGTTCCCATGAACGCCGCCCTGATCCTGGTGGGGGACGTTTTTCAGCTTCCCCCGGTGGGCCCGGGCAATGTGCTGGGCGACCTGATCCGCTCCCAGCGCCTGCCCGTCCACGCCCTCAACACGATTTTCCGCCAGGCCCGGGAAAGCCCGATCGTCATCAACGCCCACCGCATCCGCAGCGGCTGCATGCCGGCCGTCGCACCGACGGAGAGCCCCATGGCGCCGGCGCAATTCTGCTTTGTGGCGGAAAGCCGTCCCGACCGCGCCGTGGATGTCATCGTGAACCTGTGCCGGGACATCCTTCCGGCGCGCTACGGCCTCGACCCGATCCACGACATCCAAGTGTTGACCCCCATGCACCGCGGTGAAGTCGGCACCCTGCACCTCAACCGGGTGCTGCAACAGGCGCTCAATCCGCCGGCCCCCGAGGAAAAGGGGGCCCACCCCGGCCTGCGCCCGGGCGACAAGGTCATGCACCTGCGCAACGACTATCAGCGGGAGGTCTTCAACGGCGACATCGGCACCGTCCTCAGCTCAGAAAGCGCCGGCTCCCGCCTGTCGGTGGACTTTTACGGCCGAAGCGTCGCCTATGATCGGGATGCGCTGGAGGATCTGTCCCTGGCTTACGCCATCTCGGTCCACAAATCCCAGGGTTCCGAATACCCGGCGGTGGTGCTGCCGGTCATGACCCAGCACTACCCGCTGCTGCAGCGCAATTTGATCTACACGGCACTGACCCGGGCCAAAACCCTGGTGGTGCTGATCGGCACCGCCAAGGCGCTGGGAATCGCCGTCCAGAACGACACCCCTCAAAAGCGCCTGTCGCGGCTGGCCGAGAGACTGAATGCCTGA
- the gmhB gene encoding D-glycero-beta-D-manno-heptose 1,7-bisphosphate 7-phosphatase, with product MLTKVVFVDRDGVINRDAPDYILSWAQFEFLPGSRRALARLKRAGFTTIVITNQSAVGRGMIAPAALDDLHASMCAAVREAGGEIRDIFYCPHHPENDCTCRKPRPGLIWAAQKRHAIDLAGACMVGDSARDIAAARAAGVGLAVLVRTGNGAAAEKALSGRQDRPQHVAADFAAAVDWIIAHDPLRAP from the coding sequence ATGCTAACCAAAGTAGTGTTTGTGGACCGCGACGGGGTCATCAACCGCGACGCGCCGGATTACATCCTTTCTTGGGCGCAGTTCGAATTTTTGCCCGGAAGCCGCCGGGCCCTCGCCCGCCTCAAGCGCGCGGGCTTCACCACCATCGTCATCACCAACCAATCGGCCGTCGGACGCGGGATGATCGCACCGGCCGCTCTCGACGACCTCCATGCCAGCATGTGCGCCGCCGTCCGGGAGGCCGGTGGAGAAATTCGGGATATCTTTTACTGCCCCCACCATCCGGAAAACGACTGCACCTGCCGCAAGCCGCGCCCCGGCCTGATTTGGGCCGCGCAAAAGCGCCACGCCATTGACCTTGCCGGGGCCTGCATGGTCGGCGACAGCGCCAGGGACATCGCCGCGGCCCGTGCGGCCGGGGTGGGGCTGGCCGTCCTGGTCCGCACCGGGAACGGCGCGGCGGCCGAAAAGGCCCTCTCCGGGCGCCAGGACCGCCCGCAGCACGTGGCCGCCGACTTCGCCGCGGCCGTGGATTGGATCATTGCCCATGACCCCCTTCGCGCCCCCTGA
- a CDS encoding SPOR domain-containing protein: protein MEVVALGAAAAGSSAQAAGYRPVDYRAGNFTFQVGAFRDPQNAERQRQELLKRFADAHVRVYQSPAYGELHGVRVGRFENLDQAEAHRQRLARNGFPDAFIVAE, encoded by the coding sequence GTGGAGGTTGTGGCCTTGGGAGCGGCCGCGGCTGGATCCAGCGCGCAGGCCGCCGGTTACCGACCGGTCGACTACCGTGCCGGGAACTTCACCTTCCAGGTGGGCGCCTTTCGGGACCCGCAGAATGCCGAACGCCAGCGCCAGGAGCTGCTGAAGCGCTTTGCCGATGCCCATGTCCGGGTCTACCAAAGCCCCGCCTACGGGGAGCTGCACGGGGTCCGGGTGGGGCGTTTTGAAAACCTCGACCAGGCCGAAGCCCACCGCCAGCGCCTGGCCCGCAACGGGTTTCCCGACGCCTTCATCGTGGCCGAATAG